In Maridesulfovibrio sp., a single genomic region encodes these proteins:
- a CDS encoding DUF4139 domain-containing protein, which translates to MIKKIFLLTVMLVLAGNYAAFAAAERVVFYPSGAEYSCVTRAQVKSDENGEYVLFTLTGQASPDTFIVASRTDGVAVNDVSWTSSRLSLSPDAQDTGRKIDQLKFKLATILAEKKAVDGGISFWNEQGAGKEIRTSELEKISGMVVGNLTSLYEKAAGLDVKIRETGELIKELERKLAEMSGPGRKIWLVRVSVAAGGVKSAEFRIGYMLGNCGWTPKYKIDAFPDPKEVRFSFEAEIRQGSGMDFKNCEVALATVKKRSRISPPSLSRWVIAPRKEPEARFAFDAAEEQMAVAMAPRMVEAKAAANVREIKATYSLWQLGKKTIPAGSTRKFAVESETWKSEFSFMARPSLSPDVFVSAKSVLEEAKDYPQGEAIVFMEGAMIGKQHFVFAGKEKEMFFGSDPMLKAERKTLEKQSGEKGLFGSKQTYNWKYAIQLENSRRNPVKITVQEAAPISGDKRIKLESSTNPTAKVEDNNFEWQVDVPAGGKADIEYSVQMKAPDDMKLNLGSGQ; encoded by the coding sequence TTGATCAAAAAAATATTTTTATTAACGGTTATGCTTGTCCTGGCAGGCAATTATGCAGCTTTTGCTGCTGCTGAGAGAGTGGTCTTCTATCCTTCCGGGGCTGAGTACTCCTGTGTGACCAGAGCTCAGGTCAAAAGTGATGAGAACGGTGAGTACGTTCTGTTTACTTTAACAGGGCAGGCGAGTCCTGATACCTTTATTGTTGCCTCAAGGACTGACGGAGTTGCCGTTAATGATGTCTCGTGGACATCAAGCCGTCTTTCACTCTCTCCGGACGCTCAGGATACCGGCCGGAAAATCGATCAGTTGAAATTCAAGCTGGCCACTATTCTGGCCGAAAAAAAGGCCGTTGACGGAGGCATTTCATTCTGGAATGAGCAGGGGGCCGGCAAGGAAATCAGGACTTCCGAACTGGAAAAAATATCCGGTATGGTGGTCGGGAATCTAACTTCCTTGTACGAAAAGGCCGCCGGTCTTGATGTGAAGATCAGGGAGACCGGAGAACTGATAAAAGAGCTTGAACGCAAACTGGCTGAAATGAGCGGACCAGGACGGAAAATCTGGCTGGTTCGTGTTTCTGTCGCTGCCGGCGGGGTCAAAAGCGCCGAATTCAGGATCGGTTATATGCTCGGCAATTGCGGTTGGACTCCCAAGTACAAGATTGATGCTTTTCCTGATCCCAAAGAGGTCAGGTTTTCATTCGAGGCGGAAATCCGGCAGGGCAGTGGCATGGATTTCAAAAATTGCGAAGTGGCCCTTGCAACGGTAAAGAAGCGTTCACGCATCTCTCCTCCCTCATTGTCCCGCTGGGTGATTGCGCCAAGAAAAGAGCCCGAAGCCCGGTTTGCCTTTGATGCGGCCGAAGAACAGATGGCAGTGGCAATGGCTCCGAGGATGGTTGAGGCCAAAGCGGCAGCGAATGTGCGGGAAATAAAGGCTACATACTCGTTGTGGCAACTTGGCAAGAAAACAATTCCGGCCGGATCTACGCGGAAGTTTGCTGTTGAATCGGAGACCTGGAAGTCCGAATTTTCGTTTATGGCCCGCCCTTCGCTCAGTCCCGATGTCTTTGTTTCGGCAAAGTCCGTTCTTGAAGAAGCCAAGGATTATCCTCAAGGCGAAGCCATTGTTTTTATGGAAGGCGCCATGATCGGAAAACAGCATTTTGTCTTTGCCGGAAAAGAAAAAGAGATGTTTTTCGGCTCCGATCCCATGCTCAAGGCTGAGCGCAAGACTCTGGAAAAGCAGTCCGGCGAAAAAGGCCTGTTCGGCTCAAAACAGACATACAATTGGAAGTACGCTATTCAGCTTGAAAACAGCCGCAGGAATCCGGTTAAAATCACAGTGCAGGAAGCTGCGCCCATTTCCGGCGACAAGCGTATCAAACTGGAGTCTTCCACCAACCCCACTGCCAAGGTTGAGG